In Chryseobacterium viscerum, one DNA window encodes the following:
- a CDS encoding SDR family oxidoreductase, whose product MTIIITGTSSGIGFALAEYFGKKGHKVYGLSRKHTESQYFKSIPTDVTDNTVVQNAIAEVLKTETKIDVLINNAGMGMVGAVEDSTKEDILKLFSLNLAGPVQMMSAVLPNMREHKFGKIINVSSIGSEMGLPFRGFYSASKSALDKVTEAMRYEVYPWNIEVCSLHLGDIKTNIADNRVIAQVSQPYKNVFDKVYALMNSHVNDGTEPLEVAEYIEKLLAKNKWKAHYYFGKFGQKIGVPLKWILPQGTYENLMKKYNKLDKN is encoded by the coding sequence ATGACCATCATTATTACAGGAACCTCATCAGGAATCGGGTTTGCATTGGCCGAATATTTTGGTAAAAAAGGACATAAAGTATACGGATTAAGCCGAAAGCATACAGAAAGCCAGTACTTCAAATCTATCCCCACTGATGTTACTGATAACACCGTGGTTCAGAATGCAATCGCTGAGGTTTTAAAAACAGAAACTAAAATTGACGTTCTGATCAATAATGCCGGAATGGGAATGGTAGGTGCCGTAGAAGATTCCACAAAAGAAGATATTCTGAAACTTTTCAGTCTGAATCTTGCCGGACCTGTACAGATGATGAGCGCAGTTCTTCCGAACATGCGTGAGCACAAATTTGGAAAAATCATCAACGTTTCCAGTATCGGAAGTGAAATGGGTCTGCCTTTCCGCGGATTTTATTCTGCTTCAAAATCAGCATTGGATAAAGTAACAGAAGCAATGAGGTATGAAGTATACCCATGGAATATTGAGGTATGTTCTCTGCATTTAGGAGATATTAAAACCAATATTGCGGACAACAGAGTTATTGCACAGGTTTCCCAGCCTTACAAAAACGTTTTCGACAAAGTATATGCTCTGATGAATTCCCATGTGAATGACGGAACAGAGCCGTTGGAAGTAGCAGAATACATTGAAAAACTTTTAGCAAAAAATAAATGGAAAGCTCATTATTATTTTGGTAAATTCGGGCAGAAAATAGGAGTTCCTTTGAAATGGATTCTGCCGCAGGGAACTTATGAGAATTTGATGAAGAAGTATAATAAACTGGATAAAAATTAG
- a CDS encoding SusD/RagB family nutrient-binding outer membrane lipoprotein, with product MKKYILSFFTIGLLCTSCNDFEDINNNPFAVDASKAEPEYFLNNSILGAQQDPNIAERVFVLYWKTAARQHLSTGIAGGTYDDSWTSEYWKYVSDWLNNANAAIQLANEKKAAGQGKPYYDNIIQVSRIWRAYLMSEFSDNFGPQPIQAFQGTNPTFNSEKEVYYFILEELKDAAAKMNTTQGAPSNANAYDMVYGFNWTQWVKYANSMRMRIAMRIAEVDPSKAKTEFEAAANSNMFIATSADNFTVAEKPGWDALTGVMSREWNSQILSATLNNLYIGLGGVNSTDQLPAAQHTMVKASDYIGIKYDQQFTTMTNDPTAGYWLDGLPNKIDPRAYKTFYIPGDLTSPVYSLYPTYTNQATTNHGDLTFEDNSKITINTVNTWNAYTIGNWGGKGQRNGLRNVVGCVPALGKQYRESKNSRIFFASWETYFLIAEAALKGWTVPMSDEAAYNKGIQDSFAYNGVSQFYGQYIASTDYNRDGTSVSYSHITEPGVSHTMKYKDPVSGNLVSVEIKYPVNTIYKNGSVKNDKLTKIITQKYIANMPWLPLESWSDQRRLGLPFFENPAIEAPLPNLPNLSSGNYMTNSIQNFPQRLRYPSTFRNTDQPGYDKAVQLLGGADAVLTPLWWAKH from the coding sequence ATGAAAAAATATATCTTATCATTTTTTACGATTGGTTTACTATGTACTTCATGTAATGATTTTGAAGACATCAATAATAACCCGTTTGCCGTAGACGCTAGTAAGGCAGAACCTGAATATTTCTTAAATAATTCAATTCTCGGTGCTCAGCAGGATCCTAATATCGCAGAACGTGTTTTTGTTTTATATTGGAAAACGGCGGCAAGACAGCATTTGTCAACAGGAATTGCGGGTGGAACTTATGATGATTCCTGGACTTCCGAATATTGGAAATACGTTTCAGATTGGCTGAATAATGCGAATGCAGCCATTCAATTGGCCAATGAAAAAAAGGCGGCCGGGCAAGGAAAACCTTATTATGACAACATTATTCAGGTTTCCAGAATTTGGAGAGCTTATTTGATGAGTGAATTTTCAGATAATTTTGGGCCACAACCTATTCAGGCTTTTCAGGGAACAAATCCTACTTTCAATTCTGAAAAAGAAGTGTATTATTTTATTTTAGAAGAATTAAAAGATGCAGCCGCAAAAATGAACACAACCCAGGGAGCACCATCAAATGCTAATGCTTATGATATGGTGTATGGGTTTAATTGGACTCAATGGGTAAAGTATGCCAACTCTATGAGGATGAGAATTGCCATGAGAATCGCCGAAGTAGACCCTTCAAAGGCAAAAACGGAATTTGAAGCAGCAGCTAATTCAAATATGTTTATCGCTACAAGTGCAGATAATTTTACAGTGGCTGAAAAACCGGGATGGGATGCGCTAACAGGTGTGATGTCCAGAGAATGGAACTCCCAGATCTTATCGGCAACACTTAATAATTTATACATTGGTCTAGGAGGAGTAAACTCCACCGATCAATTACCGGCAGCTCAACATACAATGGTAAAGGCATCCGACTATATTGGTATAAAATATGACCAACAGTTCACTACAATGACCAACGATCCAACTGCAGGATATTGGTTGGATGGCTTACCCAATAAAATTGATCCGAGAGCGTATAAAACGTTCTATATTCCGGGGGATCTTACAAGCCCGGTTTATTCATTGTATCCCACTTATACCAATCAGGCAACTACCAATCATGGAGATCTTACATTTGAAGATAATTCTAAAATAACAATAAATACAGTCAATACCTGGAATGCCTATACCATTGGAAATTGGGGGGGAAAAGGACAGAGAAACGGCTTGAGAAATGTAGTAGGATGTGTACCGGCTTTGGGTAAGCAGTATAGAGAAAGTAAGAATTCAAGAATATTTTTTGCAAGCTGGGAAACCTATTTCCTTATAGCGGAAGCTGCATTGAAAGGCTGGACGGTTCCAATGAGTGATGAAGCTGCTTATAATAAGGGAATTCAGGATAGCTTTGCTTATAATGGAGTTTCACAATTCTATGGTCAATATATTGCTTCAACAGATTATAATCGTGATGGTACTTCTGTTTCTTACAGTCATATTACAGAACCGGGAGTAAGTCATACAATGAAATATAAAGATCCTGTAAGCGGGAACTTAGTTTCTGTAGAGATTAAATATCCTGTAAATACCATTTATAAGAACGGATCGGTAAAAAATGATAAATTAACAAAAATTATTACCCAGAAATACATTGCCAATATGCCTTGGTTACCATTGGAATCCTGGAGTGATCAGAGAAGACTTGGGCTGCCGTTTTTTGAAAACCCTGCCATCGAAGCTCCATTGCCAAACCTTCCTAATCTGAGCTCAGGGAATTATATGACGAATTCTATTCAGAATTTCCCTCAGAGGTTAAGATATCCAAGTACTTTCAGAAATACTGATCAGCCTGGATATGATAAAGCTGTACAATTACTTGGGGGTGCAGATGCTGTACTGACTCCTCTTTGGTGGGCCAAACATTAA
- a CDS encoding phosphocholine-specific phospholipase C, translating to MNRREFLEKSSLLLAGLGTSGVLHPSILKALAIDPAAQSTFYDAEHVVILMQENRSFDHAFGALKGVRGFLDKRAFVKQDGHSVFFQKNDEGKYASPARLDLRNTKSTWMSSLPHSWADQQKALNKGKYDQWLQAKASGNKDYKNIPLTLGYYNREDLPFYYQLADAFTIFDQYFCSSLTGTTPNRLFLWSGTLREQQNGKVKANVVNENIDYDKARQAKWKSFPEILEQQNVSWRIYQNEISLPKGMSGEQEAWLSNFTDNPIEWFSKFNVKFSKGYYQNIPNIIAYLKQEIEKNPKQKERLEIMLAEVQEDQVKYHPDNYSKLSKEEKNLHEKAFTINVNDPDYWKLEIGKDDNGERLVVPEGDVLFQFRKDVEEKKLPLVSWLVAPEHFSDHPGSPWYGAWYISEVLNILTKDPETWKKTIFIINYDENDGYFDHVLPFAPPVNPSQPVDMNGKEGAEYVDQSQEYMSDPSLKNYEKIEGTVGLGYRVPMIIASPWTKGGFVNSEVSDHTSVLQFLEKFIMKKFSKNVHVDNISDWRRAVCGDLTSAFNSSSVKAPEMDYLNQKDYAKTINAAKNKPVPDLKWYSENELNGNLLEIQERGLKPSNPLPYHFHVNLEGEQIKMANLKENGVPLLIYDRTQFNNKDYHFSYALYSKQMLSHTVHSGAYDYEIFGPNGFFRKFKGNKTAEIEVILTNMSSKNQAELIIRNHKKKNFPISLEDLYRKNQKTISVQKPEEKIIIDLDKYKGWYDLKLTLNDHLWHFAGRIETGKVSVSDPHWA from the coding sequence ATGAACAGAAGAGAATTTTTAGAGAAATCAAGTCTTTTATTAGCTGGATTAGGGACATCAGGTGTTCTGCATCCTTCCATTTTAAAAGCTCTGGCCATTGATCCGGCTGCCCAGTCTACATTTTATGATGCAGAGCATGTGGTAATCCTGATGCAGGAGAACCGCTCATTTGATCATGCTTTTGGTGCACTCAAAGGAGTGAGAGGCTTTTTAGATAAAAGAGCTTTTGTAAAACAGGATGGACATTCTGTTTTCTTTCAAAAGAATGATGAAGGAAAATATGCATCTCCTGCCCGACTGGATTTAAGAAATACAAAATCAACCTGGATGAGCTCACTGCCTCATTCATGGGCAGATCAGCAAAAAGCACTGAACAAAGGAAAATATGACCAATGGCTTCAGGCTAAAGCTTCAGGAAATAAAGATTATAAAAATATTCCGCTTACATTAGGATATTATAACCGTGAAGACCTTCCGTTTTATTATCAGCTGGCAGATGCGTTCACCATATTCGATCAGTATTTCTGCTCTTCACTTACCGGGACTACTCCCAACAGATTATTCCTTTGGTCCGGAACCTTGAGGGAACAGCAAAACGGAAAAGTAAAGGCCAATGTTGTGAATGAGAACATTGATTATGATAAAGCGAGACAGGCAAAATGGAAAAGTTTTCCGGAAATTTTAGAACAGCAGAATGTTTCATGGAGGATTTATCAGAATGAAATCAGTCTTCCAAAAGGGATGTCCGGAGAACAGGAAGCGTGGTTAAGTAATTTTACTGATAATCCTATTGAGTGGTTTTCAAAATTCAACGTTAAATTTTCAAAAGGCTATTATCAGAATATTCCTAATATCATAGCATATCTGAAACAGGAAATTGAAAAAAATCCTAAGCAGAAAGAAAGGCTGGAAATTATGCTCGCAGAAGTTCAGGAAGATCAGGTGAAATATCATCCTGATAATTATTCAAAACTTTCAAAAGAGGAAAAGAACCTTCACGAAAAAGCCTTCACTATCAATGTAAATGATCCGGATTACTGGAAACTGGAAATCGGAAAGGATGACAACGGAGAAAGACTGGTTGTTCCGGAAGGTGATGTCCTGTTCCAGTTCCGAAAAGATGTTGAAGAGAAAAAACTTCCGCTGGTTTCGTGGCTTGTAGCTCCTGAGCATTTCTCAGACCATCCGGGATCACCATGGTACGGAGCCTGGTATATTTCTGAGGTATTGAATATTCTGACCAAAGATCCTGAAACCTGGAAAAAAACAATATTTATCATCAATTATGATGAAAATGACGGATATTTTGATCATGTTCTGCCTTTTGCCCCGCCGGTGAATCCTAGTCAGCCCGTTGATATGAACGGAAAAGAAGGTGCGGAATATGTAGATCAATCCCAGGAATACATGTCTGATCCTTCTTTAAAAAATTATGAAAAAATTGAAGGAACCGTTGGGCTGGGCTACCGAGTTCCGATGATCATCGCTTCCCCTTGGACCAAAGGAGGTTTTGTAAATTCTGAGGTATCGGATCATACTTCCGTCCTGCAGTTTCTTGAGAAATTCATCATGAAAAAATTCAGCAAGAATGTTCATGTTGATAACATCAGTGACTGGAGAAGAGCTGTGTGTGGTGATCTTACATCCGCTTTCAATTCTTCCAGTGTAAAGGCTCCAGAGATGGATTATCTGAATCAAAAAGATTATGCAAAGACCATTAATGCTGCTAAAAACAAACCTGTTCCGGATCTGAAATGGTATTCTGAAAATGAACTTAACGGTAATTTACTGGAGATTCAGGAAAGAGGTTTGAAACCCTCGAATCCGCTTCCGTATCATTTCCATGTCAATTTAGAAGGGGAGCAGATTAAAATGGCTAACTTAAAAGAAAATGGAGTTCCCTTGTTAATCTATGACAGAACTCAATTCAACAATAAGGATTATCATTTTTCATATGCCTTATATTCAAAGCAAATGCTATCCCATACTGTGCATTCCGGAGCTTATGATTACGAAATTTTCGGTCCCAATGGCTTTTTCAGGAAATTTAAGGGGAATAAAACTGCGGAAATAGAGGTGATTTTAACAAATATGTCCTCAAAAAATCAGGCGGAGCTGATCATCAGAAATCATAAAAAGAAAAATTTCCCCATCAGCCTGGAAGATCTTTACAGAAAAAATCAAAAAACAATTTCTGTACAAAAACCGGAAGAAAAAATCATTATTGATCTTGATAAATATAAAGGCTGGTATGATTTGAAATTAACGTTAAATGATCATCTGTGGCACTTTGCCGGAAGAATAGAGACCGGAAAAGTTTCTGTTTCTGATCCGCATTGGGCTTAA
- a CDS encoding DUF3324 domain-containing protein has product MIKRILFLITLILQFSFLHAGIVILNGLTHSYKIENGKVYKGKVAIENTSNNPQSVKLFLQDFAYHSDGTINYSALHTNKRTNGEWIKLNTNLVTLKGKEKTEVFYEITVPNETRDPGSYWSVIIVEPVEDIKPSDNKPGVNITSVIRYAIQVITDFETEKAKPDLKFESVKVEKQEGKQTVKIAVANNGNLYCKPTAAIEIYNRKTGEKIGTYSSLTMGLLPNTSKTFYIDISKIPPDKYKAAIIATDEEENAFALNVELEVKND; this is encoded by the coding sequence ATGATAAAGCGTATCCTTTTCCTGATTACCCTGATTTTGCAGTTCAGCTTTTTACATGCGGGTATTGTGATTCTCAACGGACTTACGCATTCTTACAAAATTGAAAACGGAAAGGTTTACAAAGGAAAGGTAGCCATTGAAAACACGAGCAATAATCCTCAAAGTGTAAAATTGTTTTTACAGGACTTTGCTTATCATTCTGACGGAACGATCAATTATTCGGCTTTGCATACAAATAAACGGACCAATGGAGAATGGATAAAACTCAATACCAATCTGGTCACTCTCAAAGGCAAGGAGAAGACAGAGGTCTTTTATGAGATTACAGTTCCCAATGAAACCAGAGATCCAGGAAGCTATTGGAGTGTCATTATCGTAGAGCCGGTAGAAGATATCAAACCCAGCGACAATAAACCGGGAGTAAACATCACTTCTGTTATACGATACGCTATCCAGGTTATTACAGATTTTGAAACAGAAAAGGCCAAACCGGACCTTAAGTTTGAGAGTGTAAAAGTAGAAAAACAGGAAGGAAAGCAAACTGTGAAAATTGCTGTAGCTAATAATGGTAATCTTTACTGCAAGCCTACAGCAGCCATTGAAATTTATAACCGTAAAACAGGTGAAAAAATAGGAACGTATTCCAGTTTAACAATGGGACTGCTGCCTAACACCTCCAAAACATTTTACATCGACATCAGTAAAATACCGCCAGACAAATACAAAGCCGCCATAATAGCTACGGATGAAGAGGAGAATGCATTTGCACTCAATGTGGAATTAGAAGTAAAAAATGATTAG
- a CDS encoding SusD/RagB family nutrient-binding outer membrane lipoprotein yields the protein MKNNINNAKGQKGKAARWLMKSIFAAGLLTLASCETSLDTINENPNDQASIDPKNLLTYVEKYTFQVNGDNMYASRMMIGTDGENAYQYMKWNDASFEVYTKGLLNTGKMMQEAEKRGNKNYLAIGKFLRAYHFFNISLKVGSAPYSEAAKGESGITQPKYDTQEVVMSGILSELKEANDLINTNDKIEGDIVYNGDALKWKKLINSFRLKILITLSKKTTVGSYNIATEFASIAGSQSLMTSIADNGELKFADAADSRYTMFNNSGYGSSLYMADYFINMFKDRHDPRLFTFAAQTTGAKEAGKAITDFTAYNGGNPTSPYSDNAALITAKNISKVNDRFYKDPTNEPASVLSYSELEFILAEAAARGWISGSAKTHYDNAIKASFSFYQTYVKNQGQYFSGFDVNQYLATPLVVYNNADPLQTQLEKIMTQKYMTMFHQAQWTSYYDYLRTGYPNYPLKTGVPAPFRFRYPQSEYSYNSNNLKAALAAQYGGNDNINSKPWWLQ from the coding sequence ATGAAAAATAATATCAATAACGCGAAGGGACAAAAAGGTAAGGCAGCAAGATGGCTGATGAAGTCTATATTTGCGGCAGGACTTCTGACATTGGCTTCATGCGAAACCAGTCTTGACACCATCAATGAGAACCCTAATGACCAGGCCAGCATAGATCCTAAAAACCTTCTGACTTACGTAGAAAAATACACATTCCAGGTAAACGGTGATAATATGTATGCTTCAAGAATGATGATTGGTACTGATGGTGAGAATGCTTATCAATATATGAAATGGAATGACGCCTCTTTTGAAGTATATACAAAAGGACTCCTGAATACAGGAAAAATGATGCAGGAAGCAGAGAAAAGAGGAAATAAAAATTATCTTGCCATTGGAAAGTTTTTAAGAGCGTATCATTTCTTCAATATCAGCTTAAAGGTAGGAAGTGCTCCGTATTCTGAAGCAGCAAAAGGTGAATCCGGGATTACCCAGCCTAAATATGATACACAGGAAGTGGTAATGTCCGGAATTTTATCAGAACTGAAAGAAGCAAATGATCTTATTAATACCAATGACAAAATTGAAGGTGACATTGTGTACAACGGAGATGCTTTGAAGTGGAAAAAGCTGATCAATTCTTTCCGTCTGAAAATTCTGATCACTTTATCTAAGAAAACCACAGTAGGAAGTTACAATATTGCTACAGAATTTGCTTCTATCGCAGGAAGCCAGTCTTTAATGACTTCTATTGCAGACAATGGTGAGCTTAAGTTTGCCGATGCTGCAGACAGCAGATACACAATGTTTAACAACAGCGGATATGGTTCAAGTTTGTATATGGCAGATTATTTCATCAACATGTTCAAAGACAGACATGATCCACGTCTTTTTACTTTTGCAGCACAAACTACCGGAGCTAAGGAAGCAGGAAAAGCCATCACAGATTTTACAGCCTATAACGGAGGAAACCCGACCTCACCTTATTCTGACAATGCAGCATTGATCACAGCAAAAAACATCTCTAAAGTAAACGACCGTTTTTATAAAGATCCTACCAATGAGCCTGCTTCTGTGTTGAGCTACTCAGAACTTGAGTTTATCCTTGCCGAAGCTGCTGCAAGAGGCTGGATTTCCGGATCTGCAAAAACCCATTATGATAATGCGATCAAGGCAAGTTTCAGTTTTTATCAGACCTATGTAAAAAATCAGGGACAATATTTCTCAGGATTTGATGTGAATCAGTATCTGGCAACGCCTTTGGTTGTCTACAATAATGCTGATCCTTTACAGACACAGCTGGAAAAAATCATGACTCAAAAGTACATGACAATGTTTCATCAGGCACAATGGACTTCTTATTATGATTATTTAAGAACTGGATATCCAAATTATCCTCTGAAAACCGGAGTTCCAGCTCCTTTCAGATTCAGGTATCCGCAATCGGAATACAGCTATAACAGTAATAATTTAAAAGCAGCTTTGGCTGCTCAGTATGGAGGAAATGACAATATTAACTCCAAACCTTGGTGGTTACAATAG
- a CDS encoding SusC/RagA family TonB-linked outer membrane protein, with protein sequence MKKTLATFAVFLLPLYFSAQEINISGNVKSENGSSVSGVNITDKNTGKTATTDENGNFTISANPKDILEFFAPDFSVYTVEVSSKKQYSVVLKKPNEKQIEGVVITALGIAKKKEKIGYSTQEVGTKQFETITTPSIGNLFSGQVAGLNVSNPTGMQQAPQFTLRGNSNVVFVIDGVIVEKEVFQNLDPNNIENINVLKGATASALYGSRGRYGAVLITTKSAKKKGFSVEFSQNTMITAGFTNLPKTQTEYGNGSHGKYEFWDGADGGVNDGDMIWGPKFVPGLQIAQWNSPIRDKVTGQVVPWYGAVTGTQYDNKSRYERVPIDWKYHDNLSTFLKPAVINNNNFAISYRDNKDIYRFSGNFMNYDDRVPNSYLQKYGLNFSSENHLGDKLIFNTKFNFNQAFTPNIPNYDYNPSGHMYTILIWMGGDVDGKALKNHMWIPGQEGRAQANWNYAWYNNPWFGAEYYKNQNRTNIINAQTGLEYKATQDLSVKGKISLVENHSKTEILSPYSYFNYSAPRSGGYILKDNKTWNLNYDVLATYKKKISENFDFTINAGGSAFYFKNNNNERSTDGLRVPEVYTFENSIGALKNYTYLKEKLIYSAYSTIDIGLYNAFFINISGRNDWSSTLPKANRSYFYPSASISAVISNLVKLPESINMLKLSASWAKVAYDFQPYSIRNYYLNNQGITFNGNPTYYYPTTLNVENSLKPEQTKSYELGLSAGFLNNRITLDATYFRTLDYNNILQFPAAESSGFTSQYVNGNEYTTKGFEVSLGLVPVKTADFSWKTLINWSTYEQKLTSIYDNMPNYQNIKLGERMDSYYDYTWQKSPDGKVILDANSGMPTRANTPSNLGHFNPDWTFGFNNTFKYKKFSLNIGIDGSIGGVMRSQVVEKMWWGGKHPNSVAYRDLEYANPGTYYFVPDGVNYNPSTGLYTPHTKAISFQDWAQNYPYQARVTQDESEEFANVFDRTFIKLRSVVLEYDFSYLLNPKGMVKGFTANISAYNLAMWKKSKNLYSDPDFQIRSGRSGDIANDIQDPSSRWFGIGFNLKF encoded by the coding sequence ATGAAGAAGACTCTAGCTACTTTTGCCGTTTTTTTACTTCCTCTATATTTTTCCGCACAGGAAATCAATATTTCCGGAAATGTAAAATCAGAAAACGGTTCTAGTGTTTCCGGTGTAAACATCACTGACAAAAATACAGGAAAGACTGCTACTACAGATGAAAATGGTAATTTTACCATTTCTGCAAACCCGAAAGACATTCTTGAGTTTTTTGCTCCTGATTTTTCTGTTTATACCGTTGAGGTTTCTTCAAAAAAACAGTATTCCGTTGTCTTAAAAAAACCAAACGAAAAGCAGATTGAAGGCGTTGTCATTACCGCATTAGGTATTGCCAAGAAGAAAGAAAAAATCGGCTATTCTACTCAGGAAGTGGGAACGAAACAGTTTGAAACCATCACTACACCGAGTATTGGTAATTTATTCTCAGGACAGGTTGCCGGTCTGAATGTTTCCAATCCAACAGGAATGCAGCAGGCACCGCAGTTTACTCTTAGAGGAAATTCCAATGTTGTTTTTGTAATTGACGGAGTGATTGTAGAAAAAGAAGTTTTCCAGAATTTAGATCCAAACAATATTGAGAACATCAACGTACTGAAAGGTGCCACCGCTTCTGCACTGTATGGCTCCAGAGGCCGTTACGGAGCTGTTCTGATTACGACAAAATCAGCTAAGAAGAAAGGGTTCTCCGTAGAGTTTTCTCAGAACACCATGATTACGGCAGGATTTACCAATCTTCCGAAAACACAGACTGAATACGGAAACGGATCTCACGGAAAATATGAATTCTGGGATGGAGCCGATGGCGGTGTGAATGACGGGGATATGATCTGGGGACCAAAATTTGTCCCGGGTTTACAGATTGCCCAATGGAACAGCCCTATCAGAGATAAAGTAACAGGGCAGGTAGTTCCATGGTATGGAGCAGTGACCGGGACTCAATATGATAATAAATCAAGATATGAAAGAGTTCCGATTGACTGGAAATACCACGATAACTTAAGCACGTTCTTAAAGCCTGCAGTGATCAATAATAATAATTTTGCGATCAGCTACAGAGATAATAAAGATATATACAGATTCTCCGGAAATTTCATGAATTATGATGACAGAGTTCCGAATTCTTATCTTCAAAAATATGGGCTCAATTTTTCTTCTGAAAACCATCTGGGAGATAAATTAATCTTTAATACAAAATTTAATTTCAATCAGGCTTTTACACCTAATATTCCTAACTACGATTACAACCCAAGCGGACACATGTATACCATCCTGATCTGGATGGGAGGTGATGTAGACGGAAAGGCACTGAAAAATCATATGTGGATTCCCGGACAGGAAGGAAGAGCGCAGGCCAACTGGAACTATGCCTGGTACAATAACCCATGGTTCGGAGCTGAGTATTATAAAAATCAGAACAGAACCAATATCATCAATGCACAGACAGGATTAGAATATAAGGCTACCCAGGATCTTTCGGTAAAAGGGAAAATATCCCTTGTGGAAAACCACAGCAAAACGGAAATATTAAGTCCTTATTCTTATTTCAATTACAGTGCACCAAGAAGTGGGGGGTATATTCTGAAAGATAATAAAACATGGAATCTTAACTATGATGTTCTGGCTACTTACAAGAAAAAGATATCTGAAAACTTTGATTTCACAATCAATGCCGGAGGTTCAGCTTTTTATTTCAAAAACAATAACAACGAAAGATCTACAGACGGACTGAGAGTCCCTGAAGTGTACACATTTGAAAACTCTATCGGAGCACTTAAAAATTACACCTATCTGAAGGAAAAGTTGATCTATAGTGCTTATTCCACGATTGACATTGGATTGTACAATGCTTTCTTCATCAATATTTCAGGGCGTAATGACTGGTCTTCTACGCTTCCTAAAGCCAACAGGTCTTACTTCTACCCTTCTGCCTCCATCAGTGCTGTTATTTCCAACCTGGTAAAATTACCGGAGTCTATCAATATGCTGAAACTTTCTGCTTCATGGGCAAAAGTGGCATATGACTTCCAGCCCTATTCTATCAGAAATTATTATCTGAATAACCAGGGAATTACTTTCAACGGAAATCCTACGTATTATTATCCAACCACTCTGAATGTAGAAAACTCGCTGAAACCTGAGCAGACAAAATCTTACGAGCTGGGATTAAGTGCCGGTTTCCTTAACAACAGGATTACTTTAGATGCTACTTATTTCAGAACACTTGATTATAATAATATTCTTCAGTTTCCAGCGGCAGAATCATCAGGTTTCACTTCACAATATGTCAACGGAAATGAATATACCACCAAAGGATTTGAAGTTTCTCTTGGTTTGGTTCCGGTAAAAACGGCCGATTTCAGTTGGAAAACTTTGATCAACTGGAGTACTTATGAACAAAAACTGACTTCCATTTATGATAATATGCCCAACTATCAAAACATTAAGTTGGGTGAAAGAATGGACAGCTATTATGACTACACATGGCAAAAATCTCCGGACGGAAAAGTAATTCTTGATGCCAATTCAGGAATGCCAACAAGAGCCAACACGCCAAGTAATTTAGGACATTTCAATCCGGACTGGACTTTCGGTTTCAACAATACTTTTAAATACAAAAAATTCTCTTTAAACATTGGAATCGATGGAAGCATCGGAGGTGTGATGAGGTCGCAGGTTGTTGAAAAAATGTGGTGGGGAGGAAAACATCCTAATTCTGTAGCGTACAGAGATCTTGAATATGCTAATCCGGGAACGTATTATTTTGTACCGGATGGGGTCAACTACAATCCTTCTACTGGTCTTTATACTCCACACACCAAAGCAATCAGCTTCCAGGACTGGGCACAGAATTATCCATACCAGGCAAGGGTAACGCAGGATGAAAGTGAAGAGTTTGCCAATGTTTTCGACAGAACTTTCATCAAGCTGAGATCTGTAGTATTGGAATATGATTTCTCATATCTGCTTAATCCAAAAGGTATGGTGAAAGGTTTCACCGCCAATATTTCTGCCTACAACTTAGCTATGTGGAAAAAATCAAAGAACCTTTACTCCGATCCTGATTTCCAGATCAGATCAGGAAGAAGTGGAGATATCGCTAATGATATCCAGGATCCGTCAAGCAGATGGTTCGGAATCGGATTTAATCTTAAGTTTTAA